The following proteins are co-located in the Pomacea canaliculata isolate SZHN2017 linkage group LG10, ASM307304v1, whole genome shotgun sequence genome:
- the LOC112573715 gene encoding sorting nexin-30-like, producing the protein MAEGSGFDEMEEILNSPSAHSDDNVKFKDPLLTGLDRDSDDDGMESLDLDVSTKSEGTVSRSSSLIANFRLDEDEDAETRDLFIVVDDPEKHTSTLEAYITFRVTTKTTRAEFDNSDYSVRRRYNDFLWLRQRLEETHATHLVPPLPEKHSLKRLDRFSTEFLRVRQKALQKFLTRIADHPVLSFDKNFQVFLTAKAWEFQSYKKQGKGFISQVTDSIHNLGASYMMKNRPTEFALMQEYINIFGEKLGVMDRIATRVLREQADYHSELCEWGPCYTLWANSEDQLTGPLLAMSAAIDHCCQSLKILIDDTDDNLAQPLKEYILYTECIKAVLRRRDAIQMEYDMVVDELNKRKDEREQLKISDQTYSIGAFLGKDPEDVKHQKQEKLEQQIVELTRQMEVLNDRSVVANADLKADMERWHKTKQRDVKEILIGMADRQIRYYEKCLLIWEDAIRAIQKREEDGVQAPVDSTATSTTITTTSSTVTTTSTADSINSCSKVPSNSDNTGSPKIS; encoded by the exons ATGGCAGAGGGCAGTGGCTTCGACGAAATGGAAGAAATCTTAAATTCTCCCTCTGCACATTCTGACGACAACGTCAAGTTTAAAGATCCTCTTCTTACTGGATTGGACAgagacagtgatgatgatggg ATGGAAAGTCTTGACTTAGATGTGTCCACCAAATCAGAGGGAACTGTCTCACGTAGTTCTAGTCTTATAGCAAATTTTCGccttgatgaagatgaagatgcagAGACACGAGATCTTTTTATAGTTGTGGATGATCCAGAGAAGCATACAAGTACGCTTGAAGCATATATTACATTCAGAGTAACTACAAAG ACCACACGTGCAGAGTTTGACAACTCAGATTACAGCGTAAGGCGACGCTATAACGACTTTTTGTGGCTGAGGCAACGCCTAGAAGAGACCCATGCAACTCATTTGGTTCCA CCTTTGCCAGAGAAACATAGTCTAAAGCGGCTGGATCGATTCAGTACAGAGTTCTTGCGAGTTCGACAGAAAGCACTACAGAAATTTCTTACTCGCATTGCAGACCATCCCGTCCTGTCCTTTGATAAAAACTTTCAAGTATTTCTTACTGCTAAAGCATGG GAGTTCCAGTCTTACAAAAAACAAGGGAAGGGTTTTATATCCCAAGTCACAGATTCCATCCACAACTTAGGAGCATCCTACATGATGAAAAACAGGCCCACAGAATTTGCACTCATGCAAGAGTACATCAACATCTTTGGTGAAAAACTAGGTGTCATGGATCGCATAGCTACTCGTGTTCTCAGAGAACAAGCAG ATTACCATTCAGAACTGTGTGAGTGGGGGCCTTGCTACACACTGTGGGCCAATTCTGAAGACCAGCTGACAGGTCCTTTACTTGCCATGTCTGCAGCTATTGACCATTGTTGCCAGTCATTAAAGATCCTA attGATGACACAGATGATAATCTAGCTCAGCCATTAAAAGAGTACATTCTGTACACAGAATGTATCAAG GCTGTCCTGAGGAGGCGAGATGCAATTCAGATGGAATATGATATGGTTGTGGATGAACTTAACAAACGCAAAGATGAACGTGAACAG TTGAAAATCTCAGATCAGACGTACTCCATTGGTGCCTTTCTGGGAAAAGACCCTGAAGATGTCAAGCACCAGAAGCAGGAAAAACTAGAGCAGCAGATCGTAGAA TTAACTCGGCAAATGGAAGTCCTGAATGATAGGTCAGTGGTGGCAAATGCAGATCTGAAAGCAGACATGGAGCGTTGGCATAAAACAAAGCAGCGAGATGTGAAAGAAATTCTTATCGGCATGGCAGATCGACAGATACGCTACTATGAAAAG TGTCTGCTTATATGGGAGGATGCTATACGAGCTATTcagaagagagaggaagatggTGTCCAAGCTCCTGTAGATTCTACTGCCACCtcaaccaccatcaccaccacatcTTCAACTGTAACAACAACTTCAACAGCAGACTCTATCAATAGTTGTAGTAAGGTGCCAAGTAATTCAGATAACACAGGTTCACCTAAGATCTCATAA
- the LOC112573746 gene encoding SOSS complex subunit C homolog, with product MAFQAPVIPQERQNRKLLEHLEEEKKRLLGVGHTGGGGGGGGGGSGSVSSNPGGTQVSSVVASSSFSVPPNATPAPSGVLPLSMPISTLPPDSTAMTPQQRAALQHAHANSVGYFITQDSSFGNLILPVLPRYSDK from the exons ATGGCTTTTCAAGCGCCTGTAATTCCCCaag aacGACAAAACCGTAAGCTGCTGGAACACctagaggaagaaaaaaagcgctTACTTGGTGTTGGTCACactggtggtggcggcggcggtggtggtggtggtagcggCAGTGTCAGCTCAAATCCAGGAGGAACGCAAGTGTCATCCGTTGTTGCAAGTAGCAG TTTCTCCGTGCCACCAAATGCTACCCCAGCTCCATCTGGCGTTCTTCCTTTGTCCATGCCTATCTCCACG cTTCCACCAGATTCAACAGCAATGACGCCACAACAGAGAGCTGCACTACAG catgcacatgcaaattCTGTGGGCTACTTCATCACTCAAGATTCATCATTTGGAAACCTCATTTTACCTGTTTTACCTAGATACTCAGATAAATAG
- the LOC112574226 gene encoding LOW QUALITY PROTEIN: uncharacterized protein LOC112574226 (The sequence of the model RefSeq protein was modified relative to this genomic sequence to represent the inferred CDS: inserted 1 base in 1 codon), with protein sequence MEKEMKMPLKKHQITPESIMEETKFDRPSIEADGELPNSIIKRFKKSKVSNRSMLPKVEHPRGFEAVVNAKHKAQQWKDYITSRRAAKKPVRTQADGEDQNSAGLSEDEVPTGGIGLDGIHDDFITRHILEKKDNHNVNISMVIDSNVALIQHFSKMGQSKDVNASINLEFVNSMLSNGADVNVTDKLGQTILHEAVRTWHVDVARWLIEHGADVNRTDHFGRTPLHVAAAVDCPEAVNILIENGAQKEAETKGEKQTPVFYAARSDAADSLRALIKKGCLYKVVRDYRGRTPIHIAAELDRSETARLLLELNASVGASDNHGQKAITWMITKMPPVAKEALNQFRVVDRHTRKQRYFLNFIVQDRNTDPSNRGQTPLGVAVAYRQYDLLMDVTFRRFLDLQWTKFARFWAVWTLVVNFFYIVIWTIIGIVVEYDKRHIYTFPEDGYRIFLWILAVVSTIWQIIDEIREYFRSQQSHKKWEDWRTESIKQDLKYCHPQWPEEEQYLKSEMTNLEDLSPKYFSDAWNVFDWICYVLLIICIITHLVDIFAHTDGIAQAHIRFMSVTIIVLWLRLMKSARAFALLGPFIVMLGHMLKDCARFLFLYLEFYIPFMAVFWMTYGGTKQSRTNSSVEVVVSGFEYPAELLFSLLRLTLVDXYDYENMKEVSDWFTDILLAAWFLLSSILCLNLFIALLSDTFQRVYDNAQSNAVMQRAIIILNIWEGLSANQKQKFFNFIDETCSPLEEYYDDDLTHSDEDDLKKVTFQIKDSLDEFTESFKLHFGDPHSLLGDLQEENTPSGDGNPKGRNTGESKDKSVESFRARGGILTSDRFNQEISALQATVDKLQQHQSHFMEMYLRDMGSIQELLKYLKGAQASTLGNSFQSK encoded by the exons ATGGAGAAGGAGATGAAGATGCCTCTGAAAAAACATCAGATCACACCTGAAAGTATCATGGAGGAAACAAAGTTTGATAGGCCTAGCATTGAGGCAGATGGAGAACTGCCTAACTCCATTATTAAaag atttaaaaaatcaaaagtcAGCAACCGATCCATGCTACCAAAGGTAGAACACCCAAGAGGATTTGAAGCAGTTGTAAATGCAAAACATAAAGCACAGCAGTGGAAAGATTATATAACATCACGAAGAGCAGCAAAAAAACCag TGCGCACACAGGCTG ATGGAGAGGATCAAAATTCAG CTGGTCTTTCTGAAGATGAAGTACCTACAGGTGGCATTGGTCTTGATGGCATACATGATGACTTTATTACCAGACACATTCTtgagaaaaaagacaaccaTAATGTGAACATCAGCATGGTTATAGACAGTAATGTGGCACTGATTCAGCATTTTTCTAAAATGGGTCAGTCAAAAGATGTCAATGCTTCTATCAATCTTGAATTTGTGAATTCAATGCTTTCGAATGGAGCAGATGTCAATGTCACGGACAAATTGGGACAGACCATCCTCCATGAG GCTGTAAGAACATGGCATGTTGATGTTGCAAGATGGCTGATTGAACATGGGGCCGATGTGAACAGAACTGATCACTTTGGTCGTACCCCACTTCAtgtagctgctgctgttgactGTCCAGAGGCAGTGAACATCCTGATTGAGAATGGAG CTCAAAAAGAAGCTgagacaaaaggagaaaaacaaacaccagtCTTTTATGCAGCCAGATCTGATGCTGCAGACTCATTAAGAGCTTTGATAAAGAAAGGATGCTTATACAAAGTTGTCAGGGACTACAGAGGACGAACTCCTATTCACATTGCAGCAGAGTTAG ATCGAAGCGAGACAGCAAGACTATTGTTGGAGCTAAATGCATCAGTAGGTGCAAGTGATAATCATGGACAGAAAGCCATCACATGGATGATTACAAAGATGCCTCCAGTG GCAAAAGAAGCTCTCAACCAGTTCCGTGTTGTTGATCGTCACACAAGAAAACAGCGatattttctcaattttattGTTCAAGACAGAA ATACAGATCCTTCAAACCGAGGCCAGACACCA CTAGGTGTTGCAGTTGCTTACAGACAGTATGACTTACTAATGGACGTAACATTCAGGCGATTTTTAGATTTACAGTGGACTAAGTTTGCCAG GTTCTGGGCTGTGTGGACACTAGTGGTCAACTTCTTCTACATTGTTATTTGGACAATCATAGGAATTGTTGTGGAGTATGACAAACGCCACATTTACACCTTTCCAGAAGATGGGTATCGGATTTTCCTTTGg ATTCTTGCTGTGGTCTCGACAATATGGCAGATAATTGATGAGATCAGAGAGTATTTCCGGTCCCAGCAGAGTCATAAA aagtggGAAGACTGGCGGACAGAGTCTATAAAACAAGACTTGAAGTACTGTCATCCACAATGGCCAGAAGAAGAGCAATATCTCAAGTCTGAGATGACAAACCTGGAAGACCTTAGCCCAAAATATTTCAGCGATGCATG GAATGTCTTTGACTGGATCTGCTATGTTCTACTCATCATCTGCATCATCACTCACTTAGTGGACATCTTTGCTCACACTGATGGCATTGCTCAAGCCCACATCCGCTTCATGTCTGTCACGATTATTGTCTTATGGCTCCGCCTCATGAAAAGTGCCCGTGCTTTTGCACTGTTAG GTCCATTTATTGTCATGCTGGGACACATGCTGAAGGACTGTGCTAGATTTCTTTTCTTATACCTGGAATTTTATATTCCTTTTA TGGCTGTCTTCTGGATGACATATGGAGGCACAAAGCAGAGCAGGACTAACTCAAGTGTTGAAGTTGTAGTCAGCGGGTTTGAGTATCCAGCTGAACTCTTATTCAGCCTTCTGAGGCTAACGCTTGTAG GCTATGACTATGAG AACATGAAGGAAGTGTCTGATTGGTTCACAGATATCCTTCTGGCAGCATGGTTCCTTCTTTCATCCATTTTATGTTTGAACTTGTTTATTGCTCTTCTGTCGGACACATTCCAGCG TGTGTATGACAATGCTCAGTCAAATGCAGTTATGCAGCGAGCGATCATCATCCTGAACATTTGGGAGGGACTTTCTGCAAACCAGAAGCAAAAGTTTTTTAACTTCATAGATGAAACCTGTTCCCCCCTGGAAGAATACTATGATGATGACTTAACTCATAGTGATGAAGATGACTTGAAAAAAGTTACTTTTCAGATAAAG GATTCACTTGATGAGTTCACGGAATCTTTCAAATTGCATTTTGGAGACCCACACTCCCTG cttgGAGACCTTCAG GAAGAAAACACACCTTCAGGAGATGGCAACCCAAAAGGCAGAAATACAGGTGAAAGTAAAGACAAAAGTGTGGAAAGTTTCAGAGCAAGAGGAGGCATTTTGACAAGTGATCGTTTTAATCAAGAAATATCTGCCCTTCAAGCCACAGTAGACAAGCTGCAGCAACATCAATCACATTTCATGGAAATGTACCTGCGAGACATGGGCAGCATTCAAGAATTGCTCAAATATCTGAAAGGTGCACAAG ccagtACTCTGGGGAATAGTTTTCAGTCAAAATGA